The proteins below are encoded in one region of Equus przewalskii isolate Varuska chromosome 1, EquPr2, whole genome shotgun sequence:
- the KBTBD13 gene encoding kelch repeat and BTB domain-containing protein 13: MPRGPEALVQVWVGSQLFQADQALLVEHCGFFRGLFRSGMREARAAEVRLGALSAGGFRTTLQVLHGERPALAADDELLQAVECAAFLQAPALARFLEHSLTSDNCALLCDAAAAFGLRDVFHSAANFIRDGACELAAELALPEARAYVAALRPSSYVAVSTHTPAPGFLEDASRTMCYLDEEEDSWHTLATLPLEASTLLAGVATLGNKLYIVGGVRGASKEVVELGFCYDPEGGTWREFPSPHQPRYDTALVGFDGRLYAIGGEFQRMPMSSVERYDPTAGCWSFVADLPQPAAGVPCAQARGRLFVCLWRPADTTAVVEYSVRADTWLPVAELRRPQSYGHCMVAHRDSLYVVRNGPSDDFLHCAIDCLNLATGQWTALPGQFVNSKGALFTAVVRGDLVYTVNRMFTLLYAIEGGTWRLLREKAGFPRPGSLQTFLLRLPPGASGPVASTTPEL; the protein is encoded by the coding sequence ATGCCTCGGGGCCCGGAGGCGCTGGTGCAGGTGTGGGTGGGCAGCCAGCTCTTCCAGGCGGACCAGGCCCTGCTGGTGGAGCACTGCGGCTTCTTCCGCGGCCTCTTCCGCTCCGGCATGCGGGAGGCGCGCGCGGCCGAGGTGCGCCTGGGCGCGCTGAGCGCCGGCGGCTTCCGCACCACGCTGCAGGTGCTGCACGGCGAGCGGCCGGCGCTGGCGGCCGACGACGAGCTGCTGCAGGCCGTGGAGTGCGCCGCCTTCCTGCAGGCGCCGGCGCTCGCGCGCTTCCTGGAGCACAGCCTCACGTCGGACAACTGCGCGCTGCTGTGCGACGCAGCCGCCGCCTTCGGCCTGCGCGACGTTTTCCACAGCGCCGCGAACTTCATCCGCGACGGCGCGTGCGAGCTGGCGGCCGAGCTGGCGCTGCCCGAGGCCCGCGCGTACGTGGCGGCGCTGCGGCCCAGCAGCTACGTGGCCGTGAGCACCCACACGCCCGCGCCCGGCTTCCTGGAGGATGCGTCGCGCACCATGTGCTACCTGGACGAGGAGGAGGACTCGTGGCACACGCTGGCCACGCTGCCCCTGGAGGCCAGCACCCTGCTGGCAGGCGTGGCCACGCTGGGCAACAAGCTCTACATCGTGGGCGGCGTGCGGGGCGCCAGCAaggaggtggtggagctgggcttCTGCTATGATCCCGAGGGCGGCACGTGGCGCGAGTTCCCGAGCCCGCACCAGCCGCGCTATGACACCGCGCTGGTCGGCTTCGACGGCCGCCTCTACGCCATTGGCGGCGAGTTCCAGAGGATGCCCATGAGCTCCGTGGAGCGCTACGACCCGACTGCGGGCTGCTGGAGCTTCGTGGCCGACTTGCCGCAGCCGGCTGCAGGCGTGCCCTGCGCGCAGGCCCGGGGCCGCCTCTTCGTGTGCCTGTGGCGGCCGGCCGACACCACGGCCGTAGTGGAGTACTCAGTGCGAGCCGACACGTGGCTGCCGGTGGCCGAGCTGCGGCGCCCGCAGAGCTACGGCCACTGCATGGTGGCCCACCGCGACAGTCTCTATGTGGTGCGCAACGGACCTTCCGACGACTTCCTACACTGTGCCATCGACTGCCTCAACCTGGCCACGGGCCAGTGGACGGCGCTGCCCGGCCAGTTCGTCAACAGCAAGGGGGCACTTTTCACGGCCGTGGTGCGCGGTGACCTCGTCTATACCGTCAACCGCATGTTCACGCTGCTCTATGCCATCGAGGGCGGCACTTGGCGGCTGCTCAGGGAGAAGGCCGGCTTCCCGCGGCCGGGGTCCTTGCAGACGTTTCTTCTGAGACTGCCTCCTGGTGCCTCTGGGCCTGTGGCCTCGACGACGCCCGAACTGTGA
- the RASL12 gene encoding ras-like protein family member 12 isoform X1, with the protein MSSVFGKPRAGSAPPSAPLEVNLAILGRRGVGKSALTVKFLTRRFISEYDPNLEDTYSSEETVDHQPVHLRVMDTADPDTPRNCERYLNWAHAFLVVYSVDSRQSFEGSSSYLELLALHAKETKRGYPALLLGNKLDMAQYRQVTKAEGTALAGRFGCLFFEVSACLDFEHVQHVFHEAVREARRELEKNSLARPLFISEERALPHQAPLTARHGLASCTFNTLSTVSLKEMPAVAQAKLVTVKSSRAQSKRKAPTLTLLKGFKIF; encoded by the exons ATGTCCTCGGTGTTCGGGAAACCCCGTGCGGGCAGCGCGCCGCCGAGCGCGCCCCTCGAGGTCAACCTGGCCATCCTGGGGCGCCGCGGGGTGGGCAAGTCCG CCCTGACTGTGAAGTTTCTGACCAGGAGGTTTATCAGCGAATATGACCCCAACTTGG AGGACACCTACAGCTCCGAGGAGACTGTGGACCACCAGCCTGTCCACCTGAGGGTCATGGACACTGCAGACCCG GACACCCCCAGGAACTGTGAGCGCTACCTGAACTGGGCGCACGCCTTCCTGGTGGTATACAGCGTCGACAGCCGCCAGAGCTTCGAGGGCAGCAGCAGCTACCTGGAGCTGCTCGCTTTGCACGCGAAGGAGACGAAGCGTGGCTACCCTGCTCTGCTGCTGGGCAACAAGCTGGATATGGCCCAGTACAG GCAGGTCACCAAGGCTGAGGGCACAGCCTTGGCAGGCAGGTTCGGGTGCCTGTTTTTCGAAGTCTCTGCCTGCCTGGACTTCGAGCACGTGCAGCACGTCTTCCATGAGGCAGTGCGGGAGGCACGGCGGGAGCTGGAGAAGAACTCCCTGGCCCGGCCCCTCTTCATCTCCGAGGAGAGGGCCCTGCCCCACCAGGCCCCGCTCACCGCCCGGCACGGGCTGGCTAGCTGCACCTTCAACACACTGTCCACCGTCAGCCTGAAGGAGATGCCCGCCGTTGCCCAGGCCAAGCTGGTCACTGTGAAGTCATCCCGGGCCCAGAGCAAGCGCAAGGCACCCACGCTGACGCTATTGAAGGGCTTCAAGATCTTCTGA
- the RASL12 gene encoding ras-like protein family member 12 isoform X2, protein MSSVFGKPRAGSAPPSAPLEVNLAILGRRGVGKSEDTYSSEETVDHQPVHLRVMDTADPDTPRNCERYLNWAHAFLVVYSVDSRQSFEGSSSYLELLALHAKETKRGYPALLLGNKLDMAQYRQVTKAEGTALAGRFGCLFFEVSACLDFEHVQHVFHEAVREARRELEKNSLARPLFISEERALPHQAPLTARHGLASCTFNTLSTVSLKEMPAVAQAKLVTVKSSRAQSKRKAPTLTLLKGFKIF, encoded by the exons ATGTCCTCGGTGTTCGGGAAACCCCGTGCGGGCAGCGCGCCGCCGAGCGCGCCCCTCGAGGTCAACCTGGCCATCCTGGGGCGCCGCGGGGTGGGCAAGTCCG AGGACACCTACAGCTCCGAGGAGACTGTGGACCACCAGCCTGTCCACCTGAGGGTCATGGACACTGCAGACCCG GACACCCCCAGGAACTGTGAGCGCTACCTGAACTGGGCGCACGCCTTCCTGGTGGTATACAGCGTCGACAGCCGCCAGAGCTTCGAGGGCAGCAGCAGCTACCTGGAGCTGCTCGCTTTGCACGCGAAGGAGACGAAGCGTGGCTACCCTGCTCTGCTGCTGGGCAACAAGCTGGATATGGCCCAGTACAG GCAGGTCACCAAGGCTGAGGGCACAGCCTTGGCAGGCAGGTTCGGGTGCCTGTTTTTCGAAGTCTCTGCCTGCCTGGACTTCGAGCACGTGCAGCACGTCTTCCATGAGGCAGTGCGGGAGGCACGGCGGGAGCTGGAGAAGAACTCCCTGGCCCGGCCCCTCTTCATCTCCGAGGAGAGGGCCCTGCCCCACCAGGCCCCGCTCACCGCCCGGCACGGGCTGGCTAGCTGCACCTTCAACACACTGTCCACCGTCAGCCTGAAGGAGATGCCCGCCGTTGCCCAGGCCAAGCTGGTCACTGTGAAGTCATCCCGGGCCCAGAGCAAGCGCAAGGCACCCACGCTGACGCTATTGAAGGGCTTCAAGATCTTCTGA